A genomic segment from Arcobacter acticola encodes:
- a CDS encoding diguanylate cyclase has product MLLLEVYLVLTIIFKKNWLSNVKTVVLNDLGIPLKTIFPMAVSKDNLILKSILEKVDASISYREKSKLRQKWMSITPLEFTNSEITAEELAYLKTKRSIKMCVLPDSPPFSSIDINTEYKGIGADFIALISKYIDKPIELVPTKKWSESLQNIKDRKCDILPVAINVPSRKDYLNFTEPYVKEPFVVVTKLDEFYVKDSSDLSNKKIGVNEDYALIEILNEKNPLIQVVGVKNIEEGLKKVRSGELYGYVDTLSTVAYGIQKYSLFDLKIAGNLEFNIELAIASRNDEALLTDIMQKALDAISEERKRAIINKWVEIKVAQDFDYKTLWQISAFFLFIILAVLYKNRAVILVNQELTKANKIVENQQKMVDDFVLILSTDTKGIITDVNGAFCRAIGYTKEELIGEPHRIMRHPDMKDSYFKELWETITNNAKWSGEIKNLTKNQTTIIFIVNIEPIFEDDIKIGYRSISEDITDKKRIEELSVTDKLTGLYNRLKLDELMLIKIEEFSRYKTDFSIILIDIDDFKMVNDTYGHDVGDYVLQTLSNILKENVRISDIVSRWGGEEFIIICSNTDLGDCKVIAENLRVLVEETNFEKVGRKTISLGITQFYQNDDAKSIFKRADDALYKAKTTGKNKVCAI; this is encoded by the coding sequence ATGTTGCTATTGGAAGTTTACCTAGTCTTAACTATTATATTCAAAAAAAATTGGCTAAGTAATGTTAAAACAGTAGTATTAAATGATTTAGGAATACCATTAAAAACAATTTTCCCAATGGCTGTATCAAAAGACAATCTAATATTAAAATCAATATTAGAAAAGGTAGATGCTTCAATTTCATATCGAGAAAAATCAAAATTAAGACAAAAATGGATGAGTATCACACCTCTTGAATTTACTAATTCTGAAATTACTGCTGAAGAGTTAGCCTATTTAAAGACTAAAAGAAGTATAAAAATGTGTGTGCTTCCTGATAGTCCTCCTTTTAGTAGTATTGACATTAATACAGAGTATAAGGGAATTGGTGCTGATTTTATTGCATTAATTTCTAAGTATATTGATAAGCCAATAGAATTAGTTCCCACAAAAAAATGGTCTGAATCTTTACAAAATATAAAAGATAGAAAATGTGATATTCTACCTGTTGCTATAAATGTACCTAGTCGTAAAGATTATTTGAATTTTACAGAGCCCTATGTAAAAGAACCTTTTGTTGTAGTGACTAAGTTAGATGAGTTTTATGTCAAAGATAGTTCTGATTTAAGTAATAAAAAAATAGGTGTTAATGAGGATTATGCTCTTATTGAAATTTTAAATGAAAAAAATCCTTTAATCCAAGTAGTTGGAGTAAAAAATATTGAAGAAGGATTGAAAAAAGTTAGAAGTGGTGAATTATATGGATATGTAGATACCCTATCAACAGTTGCTTATGGTATTCAAAAATACTCTTTATTTGATTTAAAAATAGCAGGAAACTTGGAGTTTAATATTGAGCTTGCTATTGCTTCAAGAAATGATGAAGCTCTTTTAACTGATATTATGCAAAAAGCCTTAGATGCAATTAGCGAAGAGAGAAAAAGAGCTATTATTAATAAATGGGTAGAAATAAAAGTAGCTCAAGATTTTGATTATAAAACCTTATGGCAAATCTCAGCTTTTTTCTTATTTATTATATTAGCAGTCTTATATAAAAATAGAGCGGTTATTCTTGTAAATCAAGAGTTGACAAAAGCAAATAAAATAGTAGAGAATCAACAAAAAATGGTTGATGATTTTGTTTTAATACTTAGCACTGACACAAAAGGTATTATTACAGATGTTAATGGAGCTTTTTGTAGAGCCATAGGTTACACAAAAGAGGAATTGATTGGAGAACCTCACCGTATTATGAGACATCCTGATATGAAAGATAGTTATTTTAAAGAGTTATGGGAAACAATTACTAACAATGCTAAATGGTCAGGAGAGATTAAGAATCTGACAAAAAATCAAACTACTATAATTTTTATCGTTAATATTGAGCCAATATTTGAAGATGATATAAAAATAGGTTATAGATCGATTTCTGAAGATATTACAGATAAAAAAAGAATTGAAGAATTATCTGTTACTGATAAATTAACAGGTCTTTATAATAGACTCAAACTTGATGAACTGATGTTAATAAAAATTGAAGAGTTTAGCCGATATAAAACAGATTTTTCTATTATATTAATTGATATAGATGATTTTAAAATGGTAAACGATACATATGGACATGATGTTGGTGATTATGTGTTACAAACCCTATCTAATATTTTAAAAGAGAATGTTCGAATATCAGATATTGTTTCAAGATGGGGAGGAGAAGAATTTATTATTATTTGTAGTAATACCGATTTAGGAGATTGTAAAGTTATAGCTGAAAATTTAAGAGTATTAGTTGAAGAAACAAATTTTGAAAAAGTTGGAAGAAAAACTATTAGTTTAGGAATAACTCAATTTTACCAAAATGATGATGCTAAGTCTATATTTAAAAGAGCAGATGATGCTTTATATAAAGCTAAAACCACAGGAAAGAATAAAGTTTGTGCAATTTAA
- a CDS encoding transporter substrate-binding domain-containing protein: MKTIFIILLIYFNTLILTAASVELSNEEKNWLVQHPIITLGSDSSWAPFIIDNNGFITGYDKDILTLINEKTGANFQLILGDWKDMVEKAMNKEIDGLSTSVVHKERENYFNFSDTYANTQKYLITLANNQEDIYTLNDLTDKKIAYQEANLFDKKLLTQYQNSILVPYSSIEEQLKDLVNGKIDFVLGNHDIFFTAEKKKLPYLKIAYKVLNSELDLVFSLRKDYPEAISILNKGLKAISIEENIAIDKKWFSSSHLLNKNSLFLTKEEKEYIKNKKLLKVSNLDTFTPFNFYERGRPRGYSVDYMNIVGEYLDTKIEFVSNKTWAENLIMLKKGEIDLIPHAAITEERKEYMSFTDFDHIEHITGVAISKNSGLKSVKDLKDKVIAVTNNSFVEAYFEKEFPHYTILSTQSTAKSIEALSLGHADVAIGSLPSLNYYIQKKLAK; this comes from the coding sequence TTGAAAACAATATTTATAATTTTATTGATATATTTTAATACATTGATTTTAACTGCAGCTTCTGTTGAGTTAAGTAATGAAGAAAAAAACTGGCTAGTACAACATCCTATTATTACACTTGGTTCAGATTCAAGTTGGGCTCCTTTTATTATTGATAATAATGGTTTTATAACAGGTTATGACAAAGATATTTTAACTTTGATAAATGAAAAAACAGGTGCAAATTTTCAGTTGATACTAGGAGACTGGAAAGATATGGTTGAAAAAGCTATGAATAAAGAAATAGATGGATTAAGTACAAGCGTTGTTCATAAAGAAAGAGAAAATTATTTTAACTTTTCAGATACTTATGCAAATACACAAAAATATTTAATTACTTTAGCTAATAATCAAGAAGATATATATACTTTGAATGACCTTACTGATAAAAAAATAGCTTATCAAGAGGCAAACTTATTTGATAAAAAACTTTTGACTCAGTATCAAAACTCAATATTAGTACCTTATTCTTCAATTGAAGAACAATTAAAAGACTTAGTTAATGGAAAGATTGATTTTGTTTTAGGAAATCATGATATCTTTTTTACAGCAGAGAAAAAAAAGTTACCATATTTAAAAATTGCATATAAAGTATTAAATAGTGAACTTGATTTGGTATTTTCACTTAGAAAAGATTATCCTGAAGCTATTTCAATTTTAAATAAAGGTTTAAAAGCAATTTCTATAGAAGAGAATATAGCAATAGATAAAAAATGGTTCTCTTCTTCACATTTATTAAATAAAAATAGTTTATTTTTAACAAAAGAAGAAAAAGAGTATATAAAAAATAAAAAGTTATTAAAAGTATCAAATCTAGATACATTCACTCCTTTTAATTTTTATGAAAGAGGACGACCTAGAGGGTATAGTGTTGATTATATGAACATAGTTGGGGAATATTTAGACACTAAAATAGAGTTTGTTAGTAATAAAACTTGGGCTGAAAATCTAATAATGCTAAAAAAAGGGGAAATTGATTTAATTCCCCATGCTGCTATTACTGAAGAAAGAAAAGAGTATATGTCTTTTACAGATTTTGACCATATAGAACATATTACAGGAGTTGCAATTAGTAAGAATAGTGGTTTAAAATCAGTAAAAGATTTAAAGGATAAAGTAATTGCAGTCACAAATAATTCCTTTGTAGAAGCATATTTCGAAAAAGAATTTCCTCATTACACAATACTTTCAACCCAATCAACTGCAAAATCTATTGAGGCTTTATCTTTAGGACATGCTGATGTTGCTATTGGAAGTTTACCTAGTCTTAACTATTATATTCAAAAAAAATTGGCTAAGTAA